A single region of the Pseudorhodoplanes sp. genome encodes:
- the rpsU gene encoding 30S ribosomal protein S21: protein MQVLVRDNNVDQALKALKKKMQREGIFREMKLRGHYEKPSEKKARQKAEAVRRARKLARKKLQREGLLPMKPKVDTRGPGAARGRG from the coding sequence GTTCTTGTCCGCGACAACAATGTTGATCAGGCCCTCAAGGCGCTCAAAAAGAAGATGCAGCGCGAGGGCATTTTCCGCGAAATGAAGCTTCGCGGCCATTACGAAAAGCCCTCCGAGAAGAAAGCCCGGCAGAAGGCGGAAGCGGTGCGCCGCGCCCGCAAGCTCGCGCGCAAGAAACTGCAGCGCGAAGGCCTGCTGCCGATGAAGCCGAAAGTTGATACACGTGGCCCCGGCGCGGCTCGCGGCCGCGGCTGA
- a CDS encoding tetratricopeptide repeat protein has translation MTIGLFQSRAAVCLSLLIAALAAGCSSSAIHGNAVPLTEEAAYASSPVNIVSLTEVIQRNPKDPQAYNMRGTVFGQAGRRREALEDFNKAISLDPNYAQAYANRGLLYRQNNQLDLALADYNKSISIDANYAAAYLGRGMVNRLKGQLIPALNDFNKAIAIRPDNTQAYYNRGLLYQSQKQHQFAIDDLSTAITLSQRDAEPFVARALSYLAVGDAKSAADDLDNAVALDPQNITAWTSRGLAYERLGDREKSAGSYAKALNISQNYEPANAGFKRVGGQFGKTYQAF, from the coding sequence ATGACAATCGGGCTGTTTCAATCGCGCGCCGCCGTCTGCTTGTCTCTGCTCATTGCAGCCCTTGCCGCCGGCTGTTCGAGCAGCGCCATCCACGGCAACGCGGTCCCGCTGACCGAGGAAGCCGCTTACGCCTCTTCGCCGGTCAATATCGTCTCGCTCACCGAGGTGATTCAGCGCAATCCCAAGGATCCGCAAGCCTACAATATGCGCGGCACCGTGTTCGGCCAGGCTGGCCGCCGCCGGGAAGCGCTTGAAGATTTCAACAAGGCGATCAGCCTCGATCCCAATTATGCGCAGGCCTATGCCAATCGCGGCCTGCTTTATCGCCAGAACAATCAGCTCGATCTTGCGCTGGCCGATTATAACAAGTCGATTTCGATCGATGCCAATTATGCGGCGGCCTATCTTGGACGCGGCATGGTCAATCGGCTGAAAGGCCAGCTCATTCCCGCGCTGAACGATTTCAACAAGGCGATCGCAATCCGCCCCGACAATACGCAGGCCTATTACAATCGTGGCCTGCTTTATCAGAGCCAGAAGCAGCACCAGTTTGCGATCGACGATCTGTCGACCGCGATCACGCTCTCGCAACGCGACGCCGAGCCTTTTGTTGCCCGCGCGCTGAGCTACCTGGCAGTAGGCGACGCAAAATCGGCCGCCGACGATCTCGACAACGCCGTCGCGCTCGACCCGCAAAACATCACCGCCTGGACCAGCCGCGGCCTTGCCTATGAACGGCTGGGCGATCGGGAAAAATCGGCGGGCTCTTACGCGAAGGCGCTCAACATCAGCCAGAATTACGAACCGGCCAATGCCGGCTTCAAACGGGTCGGCGGACAATTCGGAAAAACATATCAGGCATTTTGA
- a CDS encoding alpha/beta hydrolase, giving the protein MAILKPILLTVLVCYGGIVGLMYLAQRSLMYFPEVVRTAPAMTGFSQARENVLKSSDGTDVIVWHVAPREEKPVFLYFHGNGGALRHRVARFKNLTADGSGLVALSYRGYGGSGGSPSEEGLLADGDAAYAFARAQYPKAKLVIWGESLGTGVAVAVAAERKADALILEAPYTSTADIAFAAYPFIPVSLLMKDQFRSDTRIGQVKAPILIFHGMRDNVIPFAYGQRLFELAPEPKRFVPFPLGEHENLDQHGAQVAVREFLEKTVN; this is encoded by the coding sequence ATGGCGATCTTGAAACCGATTCTGCTGACCGTGCTGGTTTGCTATGGGGGTATTGTGGGCCTGATGTATCTGGCCCAGCGCTCGCTGATGTATTTCCCGGAGGTCGTGCGCACCGCGCCTGCCATGACGGGGTTTTCGCAAGCTCGGGAGAACGTGCTGAAATCCTCCGACGGCACGGACGTTATCGTCTGGCACGTGGCGCCGCGCGAGGAGAAGCCCGTCTTCCTTTATTTTCACGGCAATGGCGGCGCGTTGCGCCATCGCGTGGCGCGCTTCAAAAATCTGACCGCGGATGGCAGCGGGCTCGTCGCCTTGTCCTATCGCGGGTATGGCGGATCGGGCGGCTCGCCAAGCGAGGAGGGGCTGCTGGCCGATGGAGATGCGGCCTACGCGTTCGCCCGTGCGCAATATCCGAAAGCAAAGCTCGTGATCTGGGGCGAGTCGCTCGGCACCGGGGTTGCTGTGGCGGTGGCGGCTGAGCGCAAGGCCGATGCGCTGATTCTGGAAGCGCCTTACACCTCCACCGCCGACATTGCCTTCGCGGCTTATCCTTTCATTCCAGTCAGCCTGCTGATGAAGGACCAATTCCGCTCTGATACGCGTATCGGCCAGGTCAAAGCGCCGATCCTGATTTTCCACGGCATGCGCGACAACGTCATTCCCTTCGCTTACGGCCAGCGGCTTTTCGAACTCGCGCCCGAGCCAAAGCGGTTTGTGCCGTTTCCGCTGGGCGAGCATGAGAATCTCGATCAGCACGGCGCTCAGGTGGCCGTGAGGGAGTTTTTGGAGAAAACGGTCAATTGA
- a CDS encoding MgtC/SapB family protein → MSLGQEELVIAIRILAALFTGAVIGLERSFHGRPAGFRTHALVCVASALLMLVTVYQDTWMTHVSPDAIRTDPTRMAQGIMTGIGFLGAGVIFKEGLTVRGLTTAASIWITSAIGILIGIGFYFAAILGAACTLAVLGIFRVIENRLPSEYYAYHIVGFKRDKAMSEDMLRKAIRDFGFDVSNVSSRLTDGGEIFEYRMMIKSRDRSATDKLSQFLRGLPEVAEFRISPTGD, encoded by the coding sequence ATGAGCCTTGGTCAGGAAGAACTGGTGATCGCCATCCGCATTCTGGCGGCACTGTTCACCGGTGCGGTCATTGGCCTGGAACGGAGCTTCCACGGGCGTCCGGCCGGCTTTCGCACCCATGCATTGGTTTGCGTCGCCTCGGCGCTGTTGATGCTGGTGACGGTCTATCAGGATACCTGGATGACACATGTTTCGCCCGACGCCATCCGCACCGACCCCACGCGTATGGCGCAGGGCATCATGACCGGAATTGGCTTCCTGGGCGCCGGCGTGATCTTCAAGGAAGGTCTCACCGTCCGTGGCCTGACCACCGCCGCCTCGATCTGGATCACGTCAGCCATCGGCATTCTGATCGGCATCGGCTTCTATTTCGCCGCCATTCTTGGCGCGGCCTGCACGCTCGCCGTGCTCGGCATTTTCCGGGTCATCGAAAACAGACTGCCATCGGAATATTACGCGTACCATATCGTCGGCTTCAAACGCGACAAGGCAATGAGCGAGGACATGTTGCGGAAAGCGATCCGGGACTTTGGCTTCGACGTTTCCAATGTATCGTCGCGTCTGACCGATGGCGGCGAGATTTTCGAGTATCGCATGATGATCAAGAGCCGCGACCGGTCAGCGACCGACAAGCTCTCGCAATTTCTGCGCGGCCTGCCGGAGGTCGCGGAATTTCGAATTTCGCCGACCGGCGATTAA
- a CDS encoding MFS transporter, with translation MPDKTRWGAVLALVLAGAVAALQIGKAAIALPALQTELSLSLFAAAWIVGAYSTLGALAGLPGGILVSMLDARRTLLAGLVLAGAASLAGAAVSSGPLLIATRMLEGCGFLAIAIATPRLMRAVVAPRDTEMVFALWGVYLPAGAAAMMLAGPYLLGFGWQALWVVNGVLALLYAAFLSRLDIHDSAASAGSMKDVLPNIRTVLHAPGPLLLAIIFGIYTFQYSALTGLMPTLLVQQLGLSIPAAGFVSALTVLANAVGNLSASAMMRLGAPIWAVIAAAFTFLGCASFGIFSQAVPVAIVAGLACANLVFTGLIPASIFAAAPRLAPGSALLAIAVGLVNQTSNLGNLMGPAALGAFVQAFGWARAPFVFIGVMIAGVTVALLLRRELRQKERHG, from the coding sequence ATGCCTGACAAAACCCGCTGGGGCGCCGTACTGGCCCTGGTTCTGGCCGGCGCGGTTGCTGCGCTACAGATCGGCAAGGCCGCGATTGCGCTGCCCGCGCTGCAGACCGAATTGTCGTTGTCGCTGTTCGCGGCGGCCTGGATCGTCGGCGCCTACAGCACCCTCGGAGCGCTTGCCGGCCTGCCGGGCGGCATCCTGGTGTCGATGCTTGATGCTCGCCGCACCTTGCTGGCCGGGCTTGTCCTGGCCGGCGCGGCAAGCCTTGCCGGCGCCGCGGTATCCTCCGGCCCGCTGCTGATCGCGACGCGCATGCTGGAAGGATGCGGCTTTCTGGCCATCGCCATCGCGACGCCGCGCCTCATGCGCGCGGTTGTGGCGCCGCGCGACACCGAAATGGTTTTTGCGCTGTGGGGCGTCTATCTCCCGGCCGGTGCGGCCGCGATGATGCTCGCGGGCCCCTATCTCCTGGGCTTCGGATGGCAGGCTCTGTGGGTCGTCAATGGCGTGCTGGCGCTTCTGTACGCGGCCTTTCTCAGCCGTCTCGACATCCACGACTCTGCGGCGTCTGCGGGATCCATGAAGGATGTCCTGCCCAACATCCGGACCGTGCTGCACGCGCCTGGACCGCTCCTGCTCGCCATCATCTTCGGCATCTACACGTTTCAGTATTCCGCGCTCACGGGTTTGATGCCCACGTTGTTGGTGCAGCAACTCGGTCTGTCCATCCCTGCGGCCGGGTTCGTCAGCGCCCTGACGGTCCTCGCCAATGCCGTCGGCAATTTGTCGGCAAGCGCCATGATGCGACTCGGCGCGCCGATCTGGGCGGTGATCGCGGCCGCCTTCACGTTTCTGGGTTGCGCCAGCTTCGGCATTTTCTCGCAGGCCGTGCCCGTTGCCATCGTTGCTGGGCTGGCCTGTGCGAATCTAGTCTTCACCGGCCTGATTCCTGCTTCGATTTTTGCCGCAGCGCCGCGCCTTGCGCCGGGATCGGCCCTGCTTGCGATCGCAGTCGGGCTGGTCAACCAGACCAGTAATCTTGGCAATCTGATGGGGCCGGCGGCGCTCGGCGCTTTCGTGCAGGCCTTTGGCTGGGCGCGTGCCCCCTTCGTGTTTATCGGTGTCATGATCGCAGGCGTGACCGTGGCGCTTCTCCTGCGCCGCGAGCTGCGGCAAAAGGAGCGGCATGGCTGA
- a CDS encoding GNAT family N-acetyltransferase, producing the protein MAEESAPYLKIRPASDSNRKAIWRVLEPTFRAGETYPIPRDISEADALAYWFAPGHEVFVAESGGALVGTYYLRANNRGGGAHVANCGYVVAPDAMQKGVARAMCAHSLDRARERGFRAMQFNFVISTNTRAVKLWQSCGFEICGVLPNAFDHPTRGMVDALVLYQKL; encoded by the coding sequence ATGGCTGAGGAGAGCGCGCCATACCTCAAGATCAGACCGGCATCAGACAGCAACCGCAAGGCCATCTGGCGCGTTCTTGAACCGACCTTCCGTGCCGGCGAAACCTATCCGATCCCGCGCGACATCAGCGAAGCCGACGCACTCGCCTACTGGTTTGCACCGGGCCATGAGGTCTTTGTGGCCGAAAGCGGCGGCGCGCTTGTCGGCACCTATTATCTGCGCGCCAACAACCGCGGCGGCGGCGCACACGTGGCGAATTGCGGCTACGTCGTTGCGCCCGACGCGATGCAGAAGGGCGTGGCGCGCGCGATGTGTGCGCATTCGCTCGATCGCGCGCGCGAGCGCGGCTTTCGCGCCATGCAGTTCAATTTTGTGATCAGTACCAACACCCGCGCCGTGAAGCTGTGGCAGAGCTGCGGCTTCGAGATTTGCGGGGTGCTGCCAAATGCATTCGACCATCCCACGCGCGGGATGGTCGATGCCTTGGTCCTCTATCAGAAACTGTAG
- a CDS encoding DUF3606 domain-containing protein encodes MVDNKRMRGGSDRALIAVSEPYEVRYWCKKFKVTPAKLKAAVKVVGRSSKKVEAYIKLHKRKARDRTMISLKEDYEVRYWSKKFKVTPARLKSAVSEAGRSSTRVATFLKAARKKKGKKRKVARRK; translated from the coding sequence ATGGTGGACAACAAGCGAATGCGCGGCGGTTCCGATCGTGCGCTGATTGCGGTGAGCGAGCCCTATGAGGTCCGCTACTGGTGCAAGAAATTCAAGGTGACGCCGGCCAAGCTGAAGGCGGCGGTGAAGGTCGTCGGCCGTTCGTCAAAGAAAGTCGAAGCCTATATCAAGCTGCACAAGCGCAAGGCGCGCGACCGTACGATGATTTCCTTGAAAGAGGACTACGAGGTCCGCTACTGGTCGAAGAAGTTCAAGGTCACGCCGGCCCGGCTGAAATCCGCAGTCAGCGAGGCCGGTCGCTCATCGACCAGGGTTGCGACTTTTCTAAAGGCTGCCCGCAAAAAGAAGGGCAAGAAGAGAAAAGTTGCAAGGCGCAAATAA
- a CDS encoding NAD(P)(+) transhydrogenase (Re/Si-specific) subunit beta, translating to MSPNIVALLYLVAGVLFILALRGLSSPETSRQGNLFGMIGMTIAILTTLGSHPPADAIGWVLVVGGLAIGGSVGAVIARKVPMTSMPELVAAFHSLVGMAAVLVAAGAYYAPGAFDIGTVGNIHKSSLVEMALGVAIGALTFTGSVIAFLKLSGRMSGAPILLPARHIINVALAAAMIFFIYGLVVSQSQIDFWLVTIIALVLGVLIIIPIGGADMPVVISMLNSYSGWAAAGIGFTLGNSALIITGALVGSSGAILSYIMCKGMNRSFISVILGGFGGETAAAAGAAEQRPVKLGSAEDAAYIMKNASKVIIVPGYGMAVAQAQHALREMADHLKKEGVEVKYAIHPVAGRMPGHMNVLLAEANVPYDEVFELEDINSEFAQADIAFVIGANDVTNPAAEEDKSSPIYGMPVLQVWKAGTVMFIKRSLASGYAGIDNPLFYRDNTMMLLGDAKKMTESIVKGM from the coding sequence ATGAGCCCCAATATCGTCGCTCTTCTTTATCTCGTCGCCGGCGTCCTCTTCATCCTGGCGCTGCGCGGTTTGTCGAGCCCGGAAACCAGCCGCCAGGGCAACCTGTTCGGCATGATCGGCATGACCATCGCCATCCTGACGACGCTTGGATCACATCCGCCTGCGGATGCGATCGGCTGGGTGCTGGTGGTCGGCGGCCTCGCGATCGGCGGCAGCGTCGGCGCAGTGATTGCGCGCAAGGTGCCGATGACCTCGATGCCGGAACTGGTCGCCGCCTTTCACTCGCTGGTCGGCATGGCGGCGGTGCTGGTGGCGGCCGGCGCCTATTACGCGCCGGGGGCTTTTGACATCGGCACGGTCGGCAATATCCACAAGTCGAGCCTGGTCGAGATGGCGCTTGGCGTCGCCATCGGTGCGCTGACCTTTACCGGGTCGGTCATCGCCTTCCTGAAACTCTCCGGCCGCATGAGCGGCGCCCCGATCCTGCTGCCGGCACGGCACATCATCAATGTCGCGCTCGCCGCCGCAATGATCTTCTTTATCTATGGCCTGGTCGTGTCGCAGAGCCAGATCGATTTCTGGCTGGTCACGATCATCGCTTTGGTCCTCGGTGTCCTCATCATCATCCCGATCGGCGGCGCCGACATGCCGGTCGTGATCTCGATGCTGAATTCCTATTCCGGCTGGGCGGCGGCCGGCATCGGCTTCACCCTCGGCAATTCGGCGCTGATCATCACCGGCGCCTTGGTCGGCTCGTCCGGTGCGATCCTGTCCTACATCATGTGCAAGGGCATGAACCGCTCCTTCATCTCCGTCATCCTCGGCGGGTTCGGCGGCGAAACCGCCGCGGCTGCGGGCGCCGCGGAGCAGCGGCCGGTGAAACTGGGATCGGCGGAAGACGCCGCCTATATCATGAAGAACGCCTCCAAGGTGATCATCGTGCCGGGTTACGGCATGGCGGTGGCGCAGGCGCAGCATGCGCTGCGCGAGATGGCCGATCATCTGAAGAAGGAAGGCGTCGAGGTCAAATACGCCATCCATCCGGTCGCCGGCCGCATGCCGGGGCACATGAACGTGCTGCTGGCTGAAGCGAATGTTCCCTATGACGAGGTATTCGAGCTCGAGGACATCAATTCCGAATTCGCGCAGGCGGACATCGCCTTTGTCATCGGTGCCAACGACGTGACCAATCCGGCGGCGGAAGAGGACAAGTCCTCGCCGATCTACGGGATGCCGGTGCTGCAGGTCTGGAAGGCGGGCACTGTGATGTTCATCAAGCGCTCGCTGGCGTCAGGCTATGCCGGCATCGACAACCCGCTGTTCTACCGCGACAACACCATGATGCTTCTCGGCGACGCCAAGAAAATGACCGAGAGCATCGTCAAAGGCATGTAA
- a CDS encoding proton-translocating transhydrogenase family protein, producing the protein MEAVDPFVFRLSIFVLAVFVGYYVVWSVTPALHTPLMSVTNAISSVIVVGALLAVGVPLATDSQGPFIARALGFIALVFASVNIFGGFLVTQRMLAMYQKKKK; encoded by the coding sequence ATGGAAGCCGTCGATCCTTTTGTCTTCCGTCTGTCCATTTTCGTGCTTGCCGTCTTTGTCGGCTATTACGTTGTCTGGTCGGTGACCCCGGCCCTGCACACGCCGCTGATGTCGGTGACCAATGCGATCTCGTCGGTGATCGTGGTTGGCGCGCTGCTCGCGGTCGGTGTCCCGCTGGCGACCGACAGCCAGGGACCCTTCATCGCGCGCGCGCTTGGTTTCATCGCGCTGGTCTTCGCCTCCGTCAATATCTTCGGTGGCTTCCTCGTCACACAGCGCATGCTGGCGATGTACCAGAAGAAAAAGAAGTGA
- a CDS encoding Re/Si-specific NAD(P)(+) transhydrogenase subunit alpha produces MKIAMAAETDTAEPRVAGTPETVKKFISLGAEVAVEAGAGVRSGVLDADYKAAGATVGTGVVRDADIVLKVRRPTADEIKSYKKGALVVAIMDPYGNEAALKAMADAGLTTFAMELMPRITRAQSMDVLSSQANLAGYRAVIDAAAEYGRALPMMMTAAGTVPAAKVFVMGVGVAGLQAIATARRLGGIVTATDVRPAVKEQVQSLGAKFIAVEDEEFKQAETAGGYAKEMSKEYQAKQAALIAEHIQKQDIVITTALIPGRPAPRLVSREMVASMKPGSVIVDLAVERGGNVEGVKANEVVDVNAVKIVGYANVPGRLAASSSALYAKNLLTFLDILIDKKEKKLAINWDDEILKAVTLTRDGAVVHPNFQPKTAA; encoded by the coding sequence ATGAAAATCGCAATGGCGGCAGAAACCGACACCGCCGAGCCGCGCGTGGCCGGCACGCCGGAAACCGTCAAGAAGTTCATCAGCCTTGGCGCCGAGGTCGCGGTGGAGGCGGGCGCGGGCGTAAGGTCCGGCGTTCTCGATGCCGATTACAAGGCGGCCGGCGCGACGGTCGGCACCGGCGTGGTGAGGGACGCGGACATTGTCCTCAAGGTGCGTCGTCCGACGGCCGATGAGATCAAGTCCTACAAGAAAGGCGCGCTGGTCGTCGCCATCATGGACCCTTATGGCAACGAGGCGGCGCTGAAGGCGATGGCCGATGCTGGTCTGACCACGTTTGCGATGGAATTGATGCCGCGCATCACGCGTGCGCAGTCGATGGACGTCCTCTCTTCGCAGGCCAACCTTGCCGGTTATCGCGCGGTGATCGATGCCGCCGCCGAGTATGGCCGCGCGCTGCCGATGATGATGACGGCGGCCGGCACCGTGCCCGCCGCGAAAGTCTTCGTCATGGGGGTCGGCGTTGCCGGGCTGCAGGCTATTGCCACCGCGCGCCGTCTCGGCGGAATCGTCACCGCAACCGACGTGCGGCCGGCGGTGAAGGAACAGGTTCAGTCACTCGGCGCCAAATTCATCGCAGTCGAGGACGAGGAATTCAAACAGGCCGAGACCGCCGGCGGTTACGCCAAGGAGATGTCGAAGGAGTACCAGGCCAAGCAGGCGGCGCTCATTGCTGAACATATCCAGAAGCAGGACATCGTTATCACTACGGCGTTGATCCCCGGCCGCCCTGCGCCGCGCCTTGTCTCCAGGGAAATGGTGGCGTCGATGAAGCCCGGTTCGGTGATCGTCGATCTCGCAGTCGAGCGCGGCGGCAATGTCGAAGGGGTCAAGGCCAACGAGGTCGTTGACGTGAACGCCGTCAAGATCGTGGGCTATGCCAATGTGCCGGGACGGCTCGCCGCGTCATCGTCGGCGCTCTACGCGAAAAATCTGCTCACCTTCCTCGACATCCTGATCGACAAGAAGGAGAAGAAGCTCGCGATAAACTGGGACGACGAGATCCTGAAGGCGGTTACGCTGACGCGCGACGGCGCCGTCGTGCATCCGAATTTCCAGCCGAAGACCGCTGCTTGA
- a CDS encoding aa3-type cytochrome c oxidase subunit IV, producing the protein MADHGEIQYSTAEGNDLPAHEATYAMFLTLTKWAVGFLVVLLILMAYFLV; encoded by the coding sequence ATGGCGGACCATGGCGAAATTCAGTATTCCACCGCTGAAGGCAACGACTTGCCGGCACATGAGGCCACTTATGCGATGTTCCTGACGCTCACGAAATGGGCGGTTGGCTTCCTTGTCGTCCTGCTCATCCTGATGGCCTATTTCCTCGTCTAA
- a CDS encoding AarF/ABC1/UbiB kinase family protein — protein sequence MTEDPEANRFTARAARYARVGTNVGGIAARLAAARFLGMGLDRAENAAALSAALGGLKGPIMKVAQLLATIPEAIPPEYTIELAKLQSEAPPMGWAFVKRRMSAELGADWQKKFASFEHHSAAAASLGQVHKARAHDGSELACKLQYPDMQSAVEADLTQLQMLFALYRRLEPVIDPSEIGREISDRIREELDYEREAKHVTLYRDMLSGIDSIRVPRVWPELSTRRLLTLDWLEGKRILLYKDAPLEARNRLAQAMFTAWWLPFSRFGVIHGDPHLGNYSVFEGQDGPQGINLLDYGCIRIFPPRFVGGVVDLYRGLQRGDDALIVNAYETWGFKNLSRALIEVLNIWARFIYGPLLDDRVRSIADGVKPSEYGRREAFRVHQALKQKGPVTVPREFVFMDRAAIGLGGVFLHLKAELNWCRLFQDMLGDFSSARVEAEQRRVLVAAGLS from the coding sequence ATGACCGAAGACCCCGAAGCCAACCGTTTCACCGCGCGCGCCGCCCGCTATGCCCGCGTCGGCACCAATGTCGGCGGCATTGCCGCGCGGCTCGCGGCGGCGCGTTTTCTCGGCATGGGGCTCGACCGCGCGGAGAACGCGGCGGCGCTGAGTGCCGCGCTTGGCGGGCTGAAAGGCCCGATCATGAAGGTGGCGCAACTGCTCGCTACCATTCCGGAAGCGATCCCGCCCGAATACACAATCGAACTCGCCAAGCTGCAGAGCGAGGCGCCGCCCATGGGCTGGGCTTTTGTAAAACGGCGCATGAGCGCGGAGTTGGGTGCCGACTGGCAAAAGAAATTCGCGTCCTTCGAACATCATTCGGCCGCCGCGGCCTCGCTTGGCCAGGTGCATAAAGCGCGTGCGCATGACGGCAGCGAACTGGCGTGCAAGCTGCAATATCCCGACATGCAGTCGGCGGTCGAAGCCGATCTCACGCAATTGCAGATGCTGTTCGCGCTCTATCGCCGGCTGGAGCCTGTTATCGATCCGAGCGAGATCGGCCGCGAGATTTCCGACCGCATTCGCGAGGAGCTCGATTATGAGCGCGAGGCGAAGCATGTCACACTCTATCGCGACATGCTCTCCGGCATCGACAGCATCCGCGTCCCGCGCGTCTGGCCGGAATTGTCGACGCGACGTCTGCTTACGCTGGACTGGCTGGAGGGCAAACGCATTCTCTTGTACAAGGATGCGCCGCTTGAGGCACGCAATCGTCTTGCTCAGGCCATGTTCACCGCGTGGTGGCTTCCGTTCAGCCGCTTCGGTGTCATTCACGGTGACCCGCATCTCGGAAATTATTCGGTGTTCGAGGGGCAAGATGGGCCGCAGGGAATCAACCTGCTCGATTACGGCTGCATTCGGATTTTCCCGCCGCGTTTTGTCGGCGGAGTGGTCGACCTGTATCGCGGGCTGCAGCGCGGCGACGACGCGCTGATTGTGAATGCCTACGAGACCTGGGGATTCAAGAATCTGTCACGCGCTCTGATCGAGGTGCTCAACATCTGGGCGCGCTTTATCTATGGCCCGCTGCTGGATGACCGCGTGCGGTCCATTGCCGACGGCGTGAAGCCATCCGAATATGGGCGCCGCGAAGCCTTCCGCGTGCACCAGGCGCTGAAGCAGAAGGGACCGGTGACGGTGCCGCGTGAATTCGTCTTCATGGATCGCGCGGCGATTGGTCTTGGCGGCGTCTTTCTTCATCTGAAGGCGGAGCTCAACTGGTGCCGCCTGTTTCAGGACATGCTCGGGGATTTCTCCAGCGCCAGGGTGGAGGCCGAGCAGCGCCGCGTGCTTGTGGCGGCCGGTCTGTCCTGA
- a CDS encoding SIMPL domain-containing protein (The SIMPL domain is named for its presence in mouse protein SIMPL (signalling molecule that associates with mouse pelle-like kinase). Bacterial member BP26, from Brucella, was shown to assemble into a channel-like structure, while YggE from E. coli has been associated with resistance to oxidative stress.) — MKTTIAAMLATFLLFQAAPSPAQPASDRGPSITVRGDGRAEVQPDIARISVEVVTRGKTLETAGSSHKERAAKATAALRALAKDGLTIEQSNFRLDQVRQPAPQQGPRQETEYQAVTSYELKTKKLDTIDAVITAIADTGLFEMRNVRFGLDEKSNALDMARRDAVADARQRAKIYAEAAGVQLGDVIEITDSEPRMLREFAAPMAARGMQVAPPETIAATAHVTMTWRLKQP, encoded by the coding sequence ATGAAGACCACGATTGCGGCAATGCTGGCGACTTTTCTCCTTTTCCAGGCAGCCCCCTCCCCGGCACAACCGGCCAGTGATCGCGGTCCATCCATCACCGTTCGCGGTGACGGCCGCGCCGAGGTGCAGCCGGACATCGCCCGCATCTCGGTGGAAGTCGTGACGCGTGGAAAAACGCTGGAGACCGCCGGCAGCAGCCACAAGGAACGCGCGGCGAAAGCGACCGCTGCCTTGCGCGCGCTGGCCAAGGATGGCCTCACCATCGAGCAATCGAATTTCCGTCTCGATCAGGTGCGCCAGCCGGCCCCGCAGCAGGGACCTCGGCAGGAGACAGAGTATCAGGCGGTCACCTCCTATGAGCTCAAGACCAAGAAACTCGATACCATCGACGCGGTGATCACCGCGATTGCCGACACCGGCCTGTTCGAGATGCGCAATGTCCGCTTCGGCCTCGACGAGAAGAGCAACGCCCTCGACATGGCGCGACGCGACGCGGTCGCCGATGCCCGTCAGCGCGCCAAGATCTATGCGGAGGCGGCCGGCGTGCAGCTCGGCGACGTCATCGAGATCACCGATTCGGAGCCGCGCATGCTGCGCGAATTCGCAGCGCCGATGGCCGCGCGCGGCATGCAGGTTGCCCCGCCGGAGACGATCGCGGCGACGGCGCATGTCACGATGACATGGCGGCTGAAGCAGCCGTGA
- a CDS encoding type II toxin-antitoxin system death-on-curing family toxin — MNAAKEPAWLTYEQIVAMHSRQLRRFGGAVGLRDEGMLRPTTERPLNKWQYENAALPDLAAADAFGLAKNHAFVDGNKRIAFMAIMVFLRKNGVDFAPDPAQATTIMLALAAGELSEQSLAR; from the coding sequence ATAAACGCGGCGAAAGAGCCGGCCTGGCTGACTTACGAGCAGATCGTTGCCATGCATAGCCGGCAACTGCGCCGCTTCGGCGGAGCGGTCGGCTTGCGCGACGAGGGCATGTTGCGCCCCACAACCGAGCGTCCGCTCAACAAATGGCAATACGAGAATGCGGCGCTACCTGACCTGGCCGCAGCTGACGCGTTCGGCCTAGCCAAGAATCACGCGTTCGTCGACGGCAACAAACGCATCGCGTTCATGGCAATAATGGTCTTCTTGCGCAAGAACGGCGTCGATTTCGCGCCCGATCCCGCGCAGGCGACAACGATCATGCTCGCACTGGCCGCAGGCGAATTGAGCGAGCAAAGTCTCGCCCGCTGA